CTTTTAGTTGTACCTGACGAACTAGCACCACAACCTGATAAAACTGAACCTAATAATATAGTTGTGATTATAAACGTTAAATTTTTAAAATTCTTTTTATTCATCAAGATTCCTCCTATAATAATATAATTTAATTGCTTTTTTTTATATTTTTATTATAACTTAGAAAAATATTTTTCATAATAGTTAAAACTTATAGACTTCTGCAAAATATTAGCCATCTATACGTTTACAGTTGTCGAAAAATACAAATATTAAGAATAAGGTGTAAAATATTTAGATTTTGATTCCAAAAATTAAGATTTTTTATATTCTGTAATATTTTTCCCTGTTGTTTTTTTAAAAACCTTTACAAAATAATTAACACTATTGAATCCAACTCTTTCCGAAACCTCAATTGCAGATAGACTTTCATCTTTTAATATCATCTTTGCTTTTTCAATCCGTAATTGTGTTAAGTAATCTATAAAGTTTTTATTCATTTCTTTTTTAAAATATTGACATAAATAATTTTTATTCAAATGAAACTCTTCTGACATAAATTTCAAACTTAGTCCTTCACTATAGTGATTATCTATATAAGTTTTTATCTTATTTATTAATTTTATTTGAGTAGATTGTTTTTGAATATTTTGTTCAATTTGTTCTAGACAAAAGATTATATACTTTTCTATTATACTTGCATACTTAATATCTTCTATTACTAGTGAAGGAGTAATATTTTTACTATTATATACATTTTGATCTAAACGAGAGTCAAAATATTCAAGCAAATAAAAATTAATAGAATACAAAATATTATTTACTTCTTGTCTGAATATAGACGGTGATATCTCTTGTTCCTTCATGTATTTAAAATATTGTTGGATACTTTGAACCATTTTCGTTTTATTAAAACTATAATTGGATTTATCTATAATATTATCTTGAATTTTTTTTATATTATTAATATCTGTAATACTGTTAAATTTCATTGTAGGTTCATAATAAACAATGCTGCCTTTCCCATTATAAAATCTAAATGAAAAAGCTTCCTCGGCCTCTGTATATGCTTTTTTTACCAAAACTAATGAGTTGTGCATTTTACTTATTCCAACTGAAATACTGCAATTAAAATATTCATTAAGCGATATACAGATATTCTCAATTAGGTAATTTACCTTTTCAAATATTACCTTCTTACTATTTTCTTCTTCAATTGTTAATAATACTATGATTCTTAAATCTTTATCAATGAACACTTCCCCTAATCCATATCTATTAAAGATTTCATCAATAACACTTATTACTGATTTTAAATCAAAGCCATTTTTAATCTCAAAAAATTCCTCATCATATTCCTCATCAATTCCCAGCATAACTAATATTAAATTATTTGAACCTAATCTTTTACAGTATGTTAAAATTTTATTTTGCAATTCTTCGCCCACAAAATCATCTTGTTGTAAATTCATTAATTCACTTATAATACTTTTCTTCATTTCGTCCAAATTTACTACAATTTGTATACTACTACTGCTACTACTACCTTTTTCATTAAAGATTTGTTCCTTAATTTTCAATAGAATATCAATCAGTCCATTTTCCTCAATTTCATACTTTAAGATATAATCATCGGCGCCTTGCTTAAACGCACCTCTTATGAGTTTAAAATCATCATGACAAGTTAAAACAACAATTTTTATGTCGTTATATATCTTTTTCAACTCCTGGATTAGCTGCATTCCATCCATTATAGGCATAGTGATATCTGTTAACACAATATCAGGTTTGCTTTTTTTACAGTATTCAAGAGCATCCTTACCATTAGAAAATGTATTAACTACAGTAAATTCTTTTGAATCTTCTATATAAGATTTAATTCCAAGTCTAACTAAAATTTCATCATCTACAATTATTATATTACACATAAAGTGTTCTCCTTCTTTAAATAATTTTATAATATTAACGGTAGCACAATTGTTACTATAGTTCCTACCCCAAAAGTACTTTTTATGCTTATCCCATATTTATTGCTATAGTTTAGAACAATCCTGTCATTTATATTTTTTATTCCCATTTTATTGTAGGCATTATCACTCTTTCCTAAGTATAATTTACTTAAATCTTCCTGACTCATACCAATTCCATTATCTTCAATTTGAATATACAATTTTTCTTCTTTAATGAATATTTTTATATTTATTTCTCCAAACATACCCTTTTCACTAAACCCATGCAATATACAATTTTCTATTACAGGCTGAATTGTAAATTTCATGATTTTATTATTTTTAATGTCCTCAGGCACCTCATAATTAATATTAAAGTTCCCGAATCTTACATTTTGTATGTACACATAGTTATCTAGTAACTCAATTTCCTCTGTAATTGTTATTAACTCATCACCATTTTTAGCCACATTTCTTAAAAGTTTAATAAATGCACTAAGCATTTTCTTAATTGCATCTTGCTTATTCAAAATTGCAATAAACTTTATTGAATTTAAAGTATTATACATAAAATGCGGATTAATTTGTGATTGTAACGCTAATAATTCAGCTTTTCCTTTTTCTTTTTCCTTTTCCTTCACTTCAGTAACAAGTTCATTTATTTTTTTAACCATCACATTAAAGGTTCTACTCAGAGCTCCTATCTCATCTTTACTAGTGTCATCAACCGTAATTGTAAAACATCCTTCTTGCACCATTTTAATTTTTTCGCTTAGATTTTTAATAGGTTTAGTTATTTTTTTAGGAAATATATAAATTAGAAAGGATAAAAAAATTATAAAAATAACAATTATAGTGAGTATTATGTTCTTTATTGAATATACTTCCTTAAGAAGTTCATGTAATGGAATATAAGAAACAAATGTCCATCCTGTAACATTAGATGTAGAGAATACTATAAGAGTTTTTTTATTTCCTATTTTTTCAACAAAGCTACCATTTTTTAATTTTACAGCTTTTTTCAAATAATCATTCTCTAAATGTTTTCCTATTAAGTTCTTGTCCATTGATGAAACTACTGTTAGGTCTTGTGAAACTACAATATTAGTAGAGGTTTTGCTTAAGTTAATATTTTTGTAAATATCATTAAAAAAGCTATCACTAATTATTAATACAAGTGTACCAACTTTTGTTCCATCCTGTGATTTAATTTCCCTCACAGCACTAAAACCCATATCATTTAATATAGATTGTAACTTTTCAGTAGGAATCCATACAACTCTACCATCTGCTTCAAAAGCTTTTTTTCTTATCTTTTCATAGCCTCCATCATTATATGGAGTACCATACCCATTATAATAAACACGTCCATCATTAGTCATTATATAGGAAGAAAGAACATATTTATCAACGTTAATTAGGCTTAACATTACATCCGCTACTGATTTTTGAATTTCATATTTCTCATAAGAATCCTTATATGGTTTTTTCATACTTTCAATTATAGCTTCATTTGAATATATTTGCCTTGTAAGATTATTATATATCATAAGTTTTGAATCTATGGTAATATTCACTTGATTAATCAATTGCGATGTATACATTTGAGTCTTATCGCTAATAAAATTAAAATATATATTATACATTATAACTAATACTAATATAGTTGGAATAAATATTAGTATTAAAAAAGAAACTAAAACCTGATATTGGAGTTTATGATTTAACGATTTAATTTTAATAAACAATTTTTTGAAAGAATTAACTTTCATCTTAATAACCACTCCTTTCGATACTTCATCTAATACTATAAATCTTATTTAATATATTTTGAGTCATAACAAGGATTTTATCCAACAGTAGTTTATATATTAATTTTATAATACTAAAATATTTCGCTTCAATCAGAATTGTAACATTTAAAAAGCTATCTGCATAATATCATTAGATATTTAAGATAGCGTTTATAATACATTTAAAATGTAAGGTCTTAAAAATAAAAAATAGCTGACTAAAGTGTATTTTCACACTTTAGTCAGCTATATCAAACTCTTCAGCCTTATCATACACTAAAAAATTTGTGCTATTTACTAAAATACTTCTACTTTTATCGAGGCCACTGAAAAACTATATGAAAAATCGTCATCGAATTAAAGATGGCGATTTTTTTATGTAAAAGACTAAAAACAAAAAGGAATTTTAAAAGATATGTCGAATTAGTATAGTAGAATAAAATAAAAGGGGCTAAACTATTATGCTAAAAGGACAATTGGAAATAAAAATAAATACATACCATAGCTTATATTCGTTAATTATTCCGAAAGATAACATTTTAAAGCAAATTAATGACCTTGTTGACTTTTCATTTGTTTATGACGAATTGATTATTAACTATAGTTCATCTATGGGTAGAGGTGCTATTAACCCTATAATGCTATTTAAATATTTGCTTTTGAAAGTAATATATGAATTGTCTGATGAAGATGTTGTTGAAAGAACTCTTTATGATATGTCATTTAAATATTTTCTGAATTTAGCCCCAGAAGAAACAAATTTAATAAACTCAAGTACATTAACTAAATTTAGAAAGCTTCGCCTTAAAGACATGAATTTATTAGATTTATTAATAAACAAGACTGTAGAACTTGCTATAAAAGAGGGAGTTTTAAAAAGCAAAGCAATAATAGTTGATGCTACGCATACCAAGTCACGTTATAACCAAAAATCAGCAGGAGAAGAATTATTGAAACGTGCAAAAAATTTAAGAAAAACATTGTACGGAGTACATCCTGAGATAAAAGAAGATTTGCCGAATAAAGTTACAAATGGAGTACTTGAAGATATTCTTGAGTACTGCAAATTATTAATTGATAGCATAAACAAGAATCCAGAAATTGTAGCAAATCCAACTGTGAAAACTAAATTAAACTACTTAACCGAAGCTTTTAATGATGACATAGAAAACCTAAAACTATCAAAAGATGAGGATGCAAAAGTGGGGCATAAGACTGAGGATAGTTCTTTTTTTGGATATAAATCACACCTTGCTATGAGTGAAGAACGTTTAATTACAGCAGCTGTTATTACAACTGGCGAAAAAAGTGATGGAAAGGAGCTCATAGCCTTAATAGAAAAAAGCCGTGAGGCTGGTATAGATGTTAATGAAGTAATTGGAGATACAGCTTATTCTGAAAAGAAAAATCTAGAATATGCAAAAGAAAATAAAATTGCATTAATTTCAAAACTAAATCCTGTAATTTCACAAGGAATGCGAAAAAAAGAAGATGAATTTGAGTTTAATAAAGATGCTGGTTTATTTGTATGTCCGGCAGGTCATATGGCTATTAAAAAAGCAAAACAGGGAAAGAAGAATGTTGGTAAAAATCAAGTGTTAACTTACTATTTTAATGTAGAAAAGTGTAAAAATTGTGTTCATAAAGATGGGTGTTATAAAGAAGGCGCTAAATCTAAAACTTATTCAGTTTCAATAAAGTCAAATACCCACAAAGATCAAATAGAGTTCGAAAAAAGTGAATATTTTAAAAAACGTGCTAGGGAGCGTTATATGATAGAGGCTAAAAATAGTGAACTTAAGCACCAACATGGCTATGATGTAGCAATATCGTCAGGCTTAATTAGCATGCAAATGCAAGGTGCATTATCAATCTTCACTGTGAATCTAAAGAGAATAATTAAGTTGAAAAGCATGAAATAGGGCTTTTAAAACTTAATTATAAAAGAAAAAGCATGAGATATCCAAAAATATGGATTCCTCATGCTTTTTCTATTCAAATTTGAAAACTCTACTGAAAAAAGAGTGCTTTTTTCAGTGGCCTCCTTTTATCTTGAGGTTTTTTTATAATTACTCTCACGACCAAAAGCAAATGATAAAATCAAACCAATTACAGCAATACCAAATGCAACCATTGTTGCACTTGAAAATCCTGTAGCTACTGCAACTTCACTTGTTACATGTCCTACTGCTAAAGTTTTAACTTGAACTGCTGACATTATTCCCATAAAAAGTGATGATCCTATTGCTGCTGAAACTTGTTGAAGTGTATTTACTATTGCTACCCCATGAGGATAGTATTCCTTTGGTAATTGTCTTAATGCATGTGTTTGAGATGGTGACATAGTAAGACCAACACCTATACCTATAAATGTATAAGTTATTATTATCTTTATTAATGATGTTTCACTATTAGAAAAAGATAAAACGAATATAAATATAGCTATTATTCCTACTCCAACTGGCACTAACCATTTAACTCCATATTTATCATAAATTTTCCCACCTATTGCTGCTGCAATTCCATTGCAGAGTACAGCTGGTAATAACGAAATAGCTGCCACAAATGTTGTCGCTTTAAGTGACCCCTGCATAAACATTGGCAACATTACATTCATAGTAAATATAGTCATCATTGCTACCATTACTAATAATGAACCTATCACAAATTTAGAATATTTAAATGGTAATAAGTTTAGCATAGGTTGCTTCAAACTAATTTGACGTTTTACGAAAAAAATCATACAAATTATTCCTATTGCAAAGCTTAGTAAAGTAACTTTAATATCACTTCCATTAATACCACTTATTCCATATATTATAGTTGCAAGTCCTATAGTTGATAAAACAATAGATAAGTAATCTATTTTAGGTTTTGTAATTTCCCCTACATTAGCTAATGCTAACTTTCCTGCAATCATAACTAATACTATAATCGGAATTAAAATTATAAATAATACATGCCAACTAAAATATTGTAATATAATTCCTGAAACTGTTGGTCCAAATGCAGGTCCAAGTGTAACTGCACATACACATATTGCCATTGATGAACCTATCTTTTCCTTTGGTGACACTAATAATACTGTATTCATCATAATCGGTATCATCATACCCGTTCCTGAAGCTTGTATCATTCTTGAAATCAATAATACAACAAAAGATCCCGAACATGCTGCAGAGATTGTTCCTACCAATAATAATCCTAATGCACTAAAAAATAAGTTTCTAGTTTTAAATGTTTGAATAAGAAATGCTGTAATCGGCACCATAACTGATGTTACTATCATATATGCTGTGATTAACCATTGAACAGTTGCAACTGTAACATTCATCTCTTTCATAATGCCTGACAATGCCACATTTAATATAGTTTCATTAAACGTGGCTATAAATGCACTAAGCACTAAAACGGCTATAATTCTTGTTGCGTTTATTTTTTTTGTAGTTTTCAATTCATTGCCCCTCATTTTTACTTTTATTTATAAGGTTTTTTATTTTTGTGGCTTAGTTGCTGTAATAAAATTCTTATACTTTTCTAAACGCTGTTTATATTCATCTGATTTCTTTAAACTCATAGTTGTAGCAACAGTTTTTTTGATATCATCTGCATGAATTAATTTTCCAGACAAAGTATCATGCGCATGTTCTAATTTTTCTTTTGGAAATTCAAATCTTACTTTACCTTCTACGATTTTAACATCACCTTCAATACCACATAAACAGCAAACTGCATGCGTGGATTCTCTATCTAAAAAGAAGTTTCTACTATGACAGTGTGGGCAAACCCCTTCTTCTCCCTTATAAGAAGCATTTTCAATATCTTTTGCAGCTTTTGCAATATTCACTCCTATCTCATGAACTCTTGCAACTTTATCATCATCTACAATTATGCCAGTAGACCATGGAAAAACTTCATTATTTATAACTTTCCACATAGGAGTTAATGCTTGGATTCCTGAATCACATTGAAATGCTGTAACCCAATCTGAACCGCCAATGCCTATATAAGAAACTACTTTATCTTTTAAGATTCTTGGATCTGGAACTTTACCACCTGTTGCCTCTGCAATTTTAGTAGCTACAACATTATTACCTCTATCCATTCTTGGTCCGAAACGATCTCTAATTGTAAGGAACATACTTGGAGCACCTTTACAAAAAATCGGATTTGCAAAAATTATTCCATCTGCATCCAGCATCTTATCTAATAACCAGTCAAAATCATCTTTTAATACACACCTATTTCCTTTTCCTGTCATAAGTGAATTAACACATGCCGTACACCCAGTGCAATATTTTATATCTAAATCTAATAGATGAATAAATTCTACTTCTGCTCCTGTTTCCTTTGCTGCTATTAAAGCTTCTTTACACATAGCATCATTATTACTGTCTTTTCTTCCACCTGAAATACCTAAAATTTTCATATTCATATCCTCCAATTATTTATCATTAGTATAAAGTTTGTTATACTATTTACTTTCATTATTATTGTAACAGTTAGCAAGTATATGAAAAATCTATTCTTATATTTTATTAACTGTAATTTTCTATTCATTTTGACTTATAAAATATTTTTTTTATTATTACGAATAAATTTTTGCAGTTAAAATATTAAAATTTTGCAGTTAAGATTTTTGTTTTTGTTTTTTATATGTTATAATTCTTTGTTGCTAGTGTAATAATTTTATACACCTTGGAATTTTGGCATTATTTTTTTATGGAGGTATCTTATGAATATAGATCAAGAACTTGTAAATTTTAAATCTTCATCTTCTATGCATATTTCTGTACTTGTAATTGAAAATTCAGAAAGGTATTGGCATCAGAGTATAGAGATAATATATATATTATCTGGCAGTGTCCAAGTTCAATGCCGTAATATGTTGTACAATTTACATAAAGATGATCTTATTCTTATAAATATGTTTGATGTACACTCCTTATCTGGTGACCAATGTGAAGTATTATCATTAAAAATTGATATTTCTGCACTTGATCCTGAAACTTCTCATTTTTCTCAAAATCGTTTTGACTGCAATTCATGTTTAGAAGCGGATAAAACTAAATTTATTCCCCTAAAGCGACTTCTTGCTTTAATTGTAAAATCTAATGTTAATCCTGAAGACAACATTGAACTTTTAAATAAATCCTACGTTTATGAACTGCTGTACATATTAACTACTAATTTTAAGGTGGAAGGTACTACTAATTCTACTGACATAAATAAAAATTCAGAGAGAATAAAAAATATATTAAATTACATAAGCGATAATTATAGAGAAAAAGTATCATTAAATAATCTATCAGAAACATTCTATCTGTCCATGCCATATATTTCAAAAATTTTCAAAGAATTCATTGGTCTTAGTTTTAGCGATTATTTAACAAACGTCCGGCTTTCTCATGCAGTAAAAGATTTAGCCAATTCTAATTTTAAAATCGAATATGTCGCTGAAAAAAATGGTTTTTCAAATACACGTTCCTTTGTTTCTGCCTTTAGAAATAAATATGAATGTCTTCCAAGTAAATATCGTAAAGAAATGGATATATATGATTCTAATGATCGCAGGAGTATGGCTGAAAGTATAAATTATTTTGCATTGCGTCATAGCACTTCCTTTGATCACCTGGTCAATTATCTTAAAGAAGATGTTATTATTACAGAAGAAAACAAACCTCATACTAAAATTTATGAAATAAATCCAATTGATGTTTCAATAAAAGGGGTGACCCTTAGGCATACTTTTAAAACTCTTACTTGTATTGGAAAAGCAAAGCATATATTGATTTCTGAAAATCAACATATGCTTCGCGAGGTGCAGCAGGATATTAGATTTGAATATATTCGTTTTCATGGGTTACTTGATGATGAAATGATGTTTTATTCTGAAAATGAAAATGGTAACCCAGAGCTATGTTTTACTTATATTGATTTAGTAATAGATTTTCTTTTCTCAATTAATTTAAAGCCTTTTATGGAACTTTCTTTTATGCCAAAAGAACTTGCAATCGATCCCGCTCGTACAATGTTTTTTATTAGTTCAATTATTAGTCTGCCAAAAAGTATGGAAAAGTGGACTTATATTATCAAGCAGCTAGTTAAACATTTTATTTCTCGCTACGGCATTAAAGAAGTGGAATCTTGGCCATTTTTCGTTTGGAATGAACCCGATCTTATAAAAATGTATGGATTTGAAAATAGAAATGAATTTTTTAGTTTTTATAAAGAAACATATAAGACTATAAAGAAGATTAGTCCCTCTATTAATTTCGGAAGTTCTCCAGTTTTCGCTGATACACTAGCAGGTTCAAATAACTGGTTAGATACATTTATGAATTTTTGCAAATTAAATGATTGTTTGCCTGATTTTATAAATATTCATTTTTATCCAATAAATTTATCTGGGCAAGATGCTACCACTATTTCAAGAAAAGCTCATGGTGAAATACGAAGATATCTTGTGTATATGGAATC
This window of the Clostridium estertheticum genome carries:
- a CDS encoding response regulator; amino-acid sequence: MCNIIIVDDEILVRLGIKSYIEDSKEFTVVNTFSNGKDALEYCKKSKPDIVLTDITMPIMDGMQLIQELKKIYNDIKIVVLTCHDDFKLIRGAFKQGADDYILKYEIEENGLIDILLKIKEQIFNEKGSSSSSSIQIVVNLDEMKKSIISELMNLQQDDFVGEELQNKILTYCKRLGSNNLILVMLGIDEEYDEEFFEIKNGFDLKSVISVIDEIFNRYGLGEVFIDKDLRIIVLLTIEEENSKKVIFEKVNYLIENICISLNEYFNCSISVGISKMHNSLVLVKKAYTEAEEAFSFRFYNGKGSIVYYEPTMKFNSITDINNIKKIQDNIIDKSNYSFNKTKMVQSIQQYFKYMKEQEISPSIFRQEVNNILYSINFYLLEYFDSRLDQNVYNSKNITPSLVIEDIKYASIIEKYIIFCLEQIEQNIQKQSTQIKLINKIKTYIDNHYSEGLSLKFMSEEFHLNKNYLCQYFKKEMNKNFIDYLTQLRIEKAKMILKDESLSAIEVSERVGFNSVNYFVKVFKKTTGKNITEYKKS
- a CDS encoding cache domain-containing sensor histidine kinase produces the protein MKVNSFKKLFIKIKSLNHKLQYQVLVSFLILIFIPTILVLVIMYNIYFNFISDKTQMYTSQLINQVNITIDSKLMIYNNLTRQIYSNEAIIESMKKPYKDSYEKYEIQKSVADVMLSLINVDKYVLSSYIMTNDGRVYYNGYGTPYNDGGYEKIRKKAFEADGRVVWIPTEKLQSILNDMGFSAVREIKSQDGTKVGTLVLIISDSFFNDIYKNINLSKTSTNIVVSQDLTVVSSMDKNLIGKHLENDYLKKAVKLKNGSFVEKIGNKKTLIVFSTSNVTGWTFVSYIPLHELLKEVYSIKNIILTIIVIFIIFLSFLIYIFPKKITKPIKNLSEKIKMVQEGCFTITVDDTSKDEIGALSRTFNVMVKKINELVTEVKEKEKEKGKAELLALQSQINPHFMYNTLNSIKFIAILNKQDAIKKMLSAFIKLLRNVAKNGDELITITEEIELLDNYVYIQNVRFGNFNINYEVPEDIKNNKIMKFTIQPVIENCILHGFSEKGMFGEINIKIFIKEEKLYIQIEDNGIGMSQEDLSKLYLGKSDNAYNKMGIKNINDRIVLNYSNKYGISIKSTFGVGTIVTIVLPLIL
- a CDS encoding IS1182 family transposase, with translation MLKGQLEIKINTYHSLYSLIIPKDNILKQINDLVDFSFVYDELIINYSSSMGRGAINPIMLFKYLLLKVIYELSDEDVVERTLYDMSFKYFLNLAPEETNLINSSTLTKFRKLRLKDMNLLDLLINKTVELAIKEGVLKSKAIIVDATHTKSRYNQKSAGEELLKRAKNLRKTLYGVHPEIKEDLPNKVTNGVLEDILEYCKLLIDSINKNPEIVANPTVKTKLNYLTEAFNDDIENLKLSKDEDAKVGHKTEDSSFFGYKSHLAMSEERLITAAVITTGEKSDGKELIALIEKSREAGIDVNEVIGDTAYSEKKNLEYAKENKIALISKLNPVISQGMRKKEDEFEFNKDAGLFVCPAGHMAIKKAKQGKKNVGKNQVLTYYFNVEKCKNCVHKDGCYKEGAKSKTYSVSIKSNTHKDQIEFEKSEYFKKRARERYMIEAKNSELKHQHGYDVAISSGLISMQMQGALSIFTVNLKRIIKLKSMK
- a CDS encoding DHA2 family efflux MFS transporter permease subunit; protein product: MRGNELKTTKKINATRIIAVLVLSAFIATFNETILNVALSGIMKEMNVTVATVQWLITAYMIVTSVMVPITAFLIQTFKTRNLFFSALGLLLVGTISAACSGSFVVLLISRMIQASGTGMMIPIMMNTVLLVSPKEKIGSSMAICVCAVTLGPAFGPTVSGIILQYFSWHVLFIILIPIIVLVMIAGKLALANVGEITKPKIDYLSIVLSTIGLATIIYGISGINGSDIKVTLLSFAIGIICMIFFVKRQISLKQPMLNLLPFKYSKFVIGSLLVMVAMMTIFTMNVMLPMFMQGSLKATTFVAAISLLPAVLCNGIAAAIGGKIYDKYGVKWLVPVGVGIIAIFIFVLSFSNSETSLIKIIITYTFIGIGVGLTMSPSQTHALRQLPKEYYPHGVAIVNTLQQVSAAIGSSLFMGIMSAVQVKTLAVGHVTSEVAVATGFSSATMVAFGIAVIGLILSFAFGRESNYKKTSR
- a CDS encoding NAD(P)H-dependent oxidoreductase, whose translation is MKILGISGGRKDSNNDAMCKEALIAAKETGAEVEFIHLLDLDIKYCTGCTACVNSLMTGKGNRCVLKDDFDWLLDKMLDADGIIFANPIFCKGAPSMFLTIRDRFGPRMDRGNNVVATKIAEATGGKVPDPRILKDKVVSYIGIGGSDWVTAFQCDSGIQALTPMWKVINNEVFPWSTGIIVDDDKVARVHEIGVNIAKAAKDIENASYKGEEGVCPHCHSRNFFLDRESTHAVCCLCGIEGDVKIVEGKVRFEFPKEKLEHAHDTLSGKLIHADDIKKTVATTMSLKKSDEYKQRLEKYKNFITATKPQK
- a CDS encoding GH39 family glycosyl hydrolase, which gives rise to MNIDQELVNFKSSSSMHISVLVIENSERYWHQSIEIIYILSGSVQVQCRNMLYNLHKDDLILINMFDVHSLSGDQCEVLSLKIDISALDPETSHFSQNRFDCNSCLEADKTKFIPLKRLLALIVKSNVNPEDNIELLNKSYVYELLYILTTNFKVEGTTNSTDINKNSERIKNILNYISDNYREKVSLNNLSETFYLSMPYISKIFKEFIGLSFSDYLTNVRLSHAVKDLANSNFKIEYVAEKNGFSNTRSFVSAFRNKYECLPSKYRKEMDIYDSNDRRSMAESINYFALRHSTSFDHLVNYLKEDVIITEENKPHTKIYEINPIDVSIKGVTLRHTFKTLTCIGKAKHILISENQHMLREVQQDIRFEYIRFHGLLDDEMMFYSENENGNPELCFTYIDLVIDFLFSINLKPFMELSFMPKELAIDPARTMFFISSIISLPKSMEKWTYIIKQLVKHFISRYGIKEVESWPFFVWNEPDLIKMYGFENRNEFFSFYKETYKTIKKISPSINFGSSPVFADTLAGSNNWLDTFMNFCKLNDCLPDFINIHFYPINLSGQDATTISRKAHGEIRRYLVYMESENALSENIQCIKKRFNENNWKADKLYLSGWNSSISNNELLNDTVYKAAYIAKNILENYDTLESFGYWQISDFSEEVKMKNQLFHGGQGIFTYNGIKKSHYYVFQMLSKLSDRLLEKGDGFFITTDGASIQIILYNYQHYSKLYAAGEVFDMTFNNRYTPFPKNHTLKLILPLTNLCESSYQLTETIVNREYGSSFDKWLDLGGVPLENKSDVEYLKSVSLPRIQKKILSTENNALTITAELEPHEVRLIEINPLY